In Rhizoctonia solani chromosome 6, complete sequence, the sequence CTCTCAACGCATTCGAAACTCAGCAAACCCTCACAGGCGAGGTCCCGTTCAAATACAAACGACAGGACCACATGGTGATCATGGCCGTCATCGGAAAGCGCGAGTTTCCAAAACGACCGCTGGCTCAGATACCGGTTGATAGCGAACACGGTGATAAGCTATGGGATCTCCTCTGTTGGTGCTGGTCTCCGGAACTGGAGAACAGGCCGAATGCTGACCAAGTGGTAAAAGAGGTGAGTAAAGTCAGActtggctatatgcgtcGTAACTTGGCTTGTACTTTAGATGCGAACAATAACGAGGGATGGACTAGCCCCGACTGCACAAGACTAACTTTGCCGCATGTGCATGAATGAATTTGTATTCTTAGTACCACTTTGAAGCGAATTGATCTACAGAATCGAGTGGTACAATTTGACCAGTCAAGTAGAATGAAAGTGACTTTAATTTTGATCTTACCATGTGAAAAGCCTCAAATACAAATTCCCTCGACTCATAAAGCTAGAGGAACGCGATCCAAGTAtattgacaatcacagtcTGGTTGGTACTAATTCTGGGAACAGCATGTCCTCGACCACATGAGATCGCAAAGACATCCTCAACGACCAACTGGCTCTGGTCCTCTCCTAGGACGCATCACACACAATATTCAAAGCCCGACCCGACAAGCAGGTCAACCAATTCAATTAAGCACCCAAAACACGACCAACGTGCTTCAAGTGCCAAAAAAACCGTACAACGGTAAACTAGCAAATAAGGTACAACCCCACTCGCTAGCTCGTAAACGCAAAACAGAAAACATCAAGCAACAGATCAAAAACTGTGCCGAGATCATAAGAAAAGCGCCGCTAATCCCCTAGAGAAAGAAACCGCAAACAAACGAGACCGCAAAAAGACTGGAAAGTGCAAAGAAAGTGTACCGAGACACCGAGAAGCGAGCGAGCCAAGACACTACTAGGCCAAAAGCCAAAAGTGCGCCTGGACACAACTCGCGCCGAGAACAAAAAGGGGGCTTGTAAAGGGAGTTATTAAGTTGATAGATCGTAACGCCTAGTTCTATTTCGGATTGCATCATGTCTAAGAGAGAGGGAGGATTACTCGAGAACGGCCATGGACAGATCAGAGATCCAGAGTTTCTGTTTGATGGGAGATGCCCATGATTCGTCGTGTCCTGGCCAACCCCAGAAAAGTAAGTACCAACACAAAGATACGAAATGGGGGAACGCACCACCAAAGAAAGACTGGACCATCGCGCCCCTGGGATCCGCATTGTCCTTGGTCCGAATGACAATGTTCTTGGCACTGTACACGACCGCGCCGTTGTAATAAACAATCATCTCGCCATTGCTCTTCCCAACATCGTTCAAAGTGACCTTTTGGGCAATCGTCTGCCACTTTCCAGTCTCCCATTTCCACTCGCCGCGACCGAGCGACCAGCCATAGTCTCCGTCGCACGTCGCACCAGGCCCAGAGCACGCGGCCTTTTTGTTGACAGCCTCGGCCGAGGGGGGTAAATAAGTGTAGAGCTCGGCAGCACCATTGGAGCGCCACATGAATCGGCAGGACCAGCAGTCGTCGGAGCGGCGTCCGCCCGAGCAGCCGGTGGCCACACTATCGGATGTTCCGCCGTAGAGACCGGGGAGCTTGCCGCCCTTTTTGAACTGGAAGCCGTCTTGGAACATGAGGccaaaggaaaaggtcatGACTTTGGCGTTGGTCAAGGGTTGGCTGGCGGGGCCGAGAGCGTAGAAGGATACACCGCCGAGAGCCTTGGAGCGGTATGCGAAGGAGCCAGCGTTGAAGGTGACTATACGGAGATTAGCATGGTGAAATGGTGATTAGATGTCCGCGCTTACTCTCCATGGCCTTTTTGCCTTCCTTTTCAACGACAGGGTGGCTAAGACGTGCGATCATCTTGGTTGCGCGGAGAGCTTCGTCGCTGAGAGCAATGGAATTGCTGAAGGCCTACGAAATGAAAATAATGAGCAAGAAGTCCATCGTAAAATATAAACAAACATACGGGGTTCGTGGACCACTTGGAGCCCTTGGCCGAGGTACCACCCGGGAAAAGAGCCAACAGCTTGTCATTAATGGCGATTCCGCCAGTTCCACCAGAAGGCAACGAAGGCTCGGCAGTAGAGCTCTCGCTCCCAGTCTCAGTTTCGGTTTCAGCAGGCTCGGACGCAGAAACAGTAGAAGATGGCTCCTTGGTCGTCGTGGGTTTGGCGGCATTGGCACCATAAGCACCCGTAGGATTGACCTCGTCGGGTTCGGCGCTAGTGTTGGCGCCGGGACAGCGCTTGACTTTGGAAGGAGCGGGATCGACGTTGCGAGCTCGGATGTGTCGGTGGTGGCGGGGCATCACATGAGCGTCGTGTGATCCAGAAGGAAGAGCAGAGATGGCTGCGAGCGAGGACAAACCCGCCAAGATAATCGTCTTGAAATGCATTCCGAAAAAagaaacaacaacaaaaatAGAAATAGgcgtaaaaaaaaaaaagatgtGAGAGTGTGCAAGTGGCCTTGAGAGAGCGTCGTCGAGACGAGTTCCGAGTCACGAGAAAGAAAACACAAAGGCGACACACACAAACGGGGGGAGAGACCTAGCGCCATCTAGACCAGGGTCGGCCTCATATACCCTGGTCTGCCCGTGTTTTGCCGGTTGCTATCCGGATCCATTTTTTTCTCGCCTGTCCGGCTTCTCCATCTTCGGCTCCACCCATTCAGTCCTCTGTTCGTTTACCAAGGGGCAACTTGCATGCTTGCCACTTGATTGCCTTGTAATAATTCTGCTTAACCGTCTCAATCTCACATTTATTTGCTGGTTAAAACTCTGACCAGCCTATATGAGCACACAACCTAATACGTCATTTACATCCGGAACATCCAGGACAACAGGGTTTATATTACACGGCCCAGGCACTCTACCCTTCCACTTCGATCCAGCTCCTCGAAGTGGCCCCATTTCTATTTTATTCCTATCATATTTCCAGACCCAACATATGTTGCTGCCAAGTCCGCATTACAATAAACTCACAACACAAACACAGTTTTGCGCATCCTCATGTGCTACAGTACAATTACGCATCAGGTACCAACAAAGGACCCATGGACCTGTCAACCCCCGCACCCTTCTTCGTGGCTTGGCTGTTTCTAGTCATTGCCGTACGTGGGGACCAGAAGAACATGCATGGATCGACGGTTGGCGATTTCCAATTTGGGTCCGCGGGCCGATGTGATCGGCAAAATGCCGTCACGGTGAATTCGTGTCGGCACTGTATGACTAGTCTAATGGTTACCGGAATGTGTTCGCGATGCGTCTATATATAAGGTAAAATGTGATTGGATTGGGTGATCGTTGAGCAGCCGAAGAGGATCGCCAATGGTCCGAATCCTATACCGGGAGATTATATGAGCTTTGGGCCATAGAAGGCGCTTTAACGTGTAAAAATAACAACGAGCTGATTCTTCTTTGAATAGCAGATCGGGTTCTATCCGCGTATGGAGGGGGACGAGTGCAAAGCGAGTGTCGAAGTAGAATGGTTGTGAAATTGCGCCAAATGACGCCGATGCAATGGGGTAATGAGGCACCCGCTGTATGTTCACCATGTCATTGCACAACTCGCACGTTGGCCATCTTACAATGATAGAATTCACATTAATTCAGTCAAAACAACGCTATTAATCACAAT encodes:
- a CDS encoding polysaccharide lyase family 14 protein, with protein sequence MHFKTIILAGLSSLAAISALPSGSHDAHVMPRHHRHIRARNVDPAPSKVKRCPGANTSAEPDEVNPTGAYGANAAKPTTTKEPSSTVSASEPAETETETGSESSTAEPSLPSGGTGGIAINDKLLALFPGGTSAKGSKWSTNPAFSNSIALSDEALRATKMIARLSHPVVEKEGKKAMEITFNAGSFAYRSKALGGVSFYALGPASQPLTNAKVMTFSFGLMFQDGFQFKKGGKLPGLYGGTSDSVATGCSGGRRSDDCWSCRFMWRSNGAAELYTYLPPSAEAVNKKAACSGPGATCDGDYGWSLGRGEWKWETGKWQTIAQKVTLNDVGKSNGEMIVYYNGAVVYSAKNIVIRTKDNADPRGAMVQSFFGGHDESWASPIKQKLWISDLSMAVLE